From Pseudomonadota bacterium, a single genomic window includes:
- a CDS encoding PilW family protein produces MNGRKISHKRQSGFSLIELLIVTTIIAIVVIMSSDIFTTVLRQSGQETKVVGSQIDSIIGIGVLRSDIEHAGYGLPWKFQNTPSTTNYEAATTITAGTYNDLPPNLPRAFVTGNDTGYNGSDYLVIKSTVAGISDTAQRWTYIIKGSVPKSWDSAKLNLTSGSRVIVIKPKTDDSSQNELVMNSTTFFTQYNPTVFSTTSTSVFVPSKTSERFLIYGVDPDTDLRMPFNRADYYISRPTSNMPASCAQNTGILYKATVNHADGLLTEMPLIDCVADMQVVFGLDTNNDGVVDSQSNNISSLSAQQIRERVKEVRVYILAQEGQKDTSYTHLSSSITVGETDTSSPYFGLGSTFNLSTTIGTGWQNYRWKIHALAIKPKELYQ; encoded by the coding sequence ATGAATGGAAGGAAAATTTCACATAAGAGACAGAGCGGTTTCAGTCTTATAGAGCTGCTCATAGTTACAACAATTATTGCAATTGTTGTTATTATGAGCAGCGATATATTTACAACTGTTTTGAGGCAATCAGGTCAGGAGACCAAGGTTGTAGGCTCGCAGATAGACAGCATTATCGGCATCGGGGTACTTCGTTCGGACATCGAACATGCGGGATATGGATTACCCTGGAAATTTCAAAATACTCCTTCAACTACCAATTATGAAGCTGCCACCACAATAACCGCCGGTACTTATAATGATTTACCTCCTAACCTGCCACGAGCTTTTGTAACAGGCAACGATACTGGTTATAATGGCTCCGATTACCTTGTAATTAAATCTACAGTGGCCGGCATAAGCGATACTGCTCAAAGATGGACCTATATCATCAAGGGCAGCGTTCCCAAATCGTGGGATTCCGCTAAGCTCAACCTTACCAGCGGAAGCAGGGTCATAGTAATTAAACCGAAGACGGATGATAGTTCCCAGAATGAACTGGTTATGAACAGCACAACTTTCTTTACACAATATAACCCCACCGTTTTCTCAACTACATCTACATCTGTTTTCGTACCGAGCAAAACATCGGAGAGATTTCTCATATACGGCGTTGACCCCGATACAGACTTGAGGATGCCCTTCAACAGGGCAGATTATTATATTTCCAGACCGACAAGTAACATGCCTGCATCATGTGCCCAGAATACTGGCATATTATATAAAGCTACTGTTAATCATGCTGACGGCCTACTTACCGAGATGCCCCTTATTGATTGCGTGGCAGACATGCAGGTAGTATTCGGATTAGATACAAACAACGATGGTGTTGTTGATTCTCAAAGCAATAATATATCGTCTCTCAGTGCTCAGCAAATAAGAGAACGTGTAAAAGAAGTCAGGGTATATATATTGGCACAGGAAGGGCAGAAAGATACATCTTATACACATTTATCCTCATCAATTACTGTGGGAGAAACCGATACAAGCTCGCCCTATTTCGGGCTTGGAAGCACTTTTAACCTGAGTACTACTATCGGTACGGGCTGGCAGAATTACAGGTGGAAAATTCATGCGCTTGCAATAAAGCCTAAGGAATTATATCAATAA
- a CDS encoding GspH/FimT family pseudopilin, producing MKSNGFSMMELLVVIAIAGILAGLAIASFTGFSRKYNVDNQVRKIYSDLTNVRIMAMNKNRTHFVTLASTGYTAYDDNSPSPDGDDTLTVGSDSVVLTSNQALNLSTVKTNEFYSIVWSGSAQMSFNSRGICTTPNTICVYSNIQPLYDCIKVSSTRILMGKLTTQGVCSGSNCQAK from the coding sequence ATGAAAAGTAACGGGTTTTCAATGATGGAGCTACTTGTGGTCATAGCCATTGCTGGTATTCTGGCAGGACTGGCAATCGCAAGCTTTACGGGATTTTCAAGAAAATATAATGTGGATAATCAAGTAAGAAAAATATATTCGGATCTGACAAATGTAAGGATTATGGCAATGAACAAAAACAGGACACATTTTGTAACCCTTGCTTCTACCGGCTACACGGCATATGACGATAATAGCCCTTCGCCGGACGGCGACGATACACTCACAGTGGGGTCGGACTCTGTTGTGCTGACAAGCAATCAGGCGTTGAATCTCAGTACTGTAAAAACTAATGAATTCTACTCTATTGTCTGGAGCGGGAGCGCTCAGATGTCATTCAACTCCAGAGGCATTTGCACAACACCCAATACAATATGTGTATACTCGAATATTCAACCACTCTATGATTGCATAAAGGTCTCGTCTACAAGAATATTGATGGGTAAATTAACAACCCAGGGGGTTTGCAGTGGCAGCAACTGCCAGGCAAAATAA
- a CDS encoding prepilin-type N-terminal cleavage/methylation domain-containing protein produces MAATARQNNNGFTLIEVLVASIILTISMMGILETVVFSIQQNLNNFSRNESVKIAEQRMNELRNSSFTSLSSGSSTVTRNYKNFAKNFSVTWTVTSLTTNSVAIQVVVGWIINGKAYSHSITSIVSRG; encoded by the coding sequence GTGGCAGCAACTGCCAGGCAAAATAATAACGGATTTACACTGATCGAGGTTCTGGTTGCCAGCATTATACTAACAATCAGTATGATGGGCATACTTGAAACAGTGGTATTTTCAATACAGCAAAATCTCAATAACTTCTCAAGAAATGAATCCGTCAAGATTGCAGAACAAAGGATGAACGAATTAAGGAATTCGTCCTTTACGTCTCTTTCAAGCGGTTCTTCTACTGTAACAAGAAATTACAAAAATTTCGCAAAAAATTTCAGCGTAACCTGGACCGTAACTTCTTTGACGACAAATAGTGTTGCCATTCAGGTAGTGGTCGGGTGGATCATAAATGGAAAAGCATATTCTCACAGCATAACATCAATAGTAAGCAGGGGCTGA